One segment of Ureibacillus thermophilus DNA contains the following:
- a CDS encoding XkdQ/YqbQ family protein — MANVELIIQNGNKIQQCVVEEGVTWETQRRKAAGKLTFTVLKDEALGFQEGNPVIFKYNGNKIFYGFVFTKERQNNDKIKVTAYDQLRYLKNKDTYVFTNKSAVQILKTIAADFNLNFVSADDTKYYIPTLTADNKELFEIIQMALDETTANTGEVFVLYDEFGKLILNNMKDMRLNILIDEETGESFNYTTSIDNETYNKIKLVYEDKKNGKREIYIAQDTNNINKWGVLQYFETIQESANGKLKADTLLKQFNRKSRKLSVNKVFGDVRVRGGSVLPVALYLGDITVANYMVVESVKHTFNESSHTMDLQLIGGEFIA; from the coding sequence ACAATGCGTTGTCGAGGAAGGTGTCACTTGGGAGACACAGCGGCGCAAAGCAGCGGGGAAATTGACATTTACAGTCTTGAAAGATGAGGCGTTAGGATTTCAAGAAGGCAATCCAGTCATTTTTAAATATAACGGAAACAAAATATTTTACGGTTTTGTGTTTACAAAAGAGCGTCAAAACAACGACAAAATTAAAGTGACTGCTTACGATCAATTACGTTATTTAAAAAATAAAGATACTTATGTATTTACGAATAAATCGGCTGTGCAAATCTTAAAAACGATTGCAGCCGATTTTAATTTGAATTTCGTTAGTGCAGATGACACGAAGTATTACATCCCAACGTTGACGGCCGATAACAAAGAACTGTTTGAAATTATTCAAATGGCGTTGGATGAGACGACAGCCAACACGGGCGAAGTGTTTGTGTTATACGATGAGTTCGGGAAATTAATATTAAATAATATGAAAGACATGCGTTTGAACATTTTAATCGACGAAGAAACGGGCGAAAGCTTTAATTATACAACGAGCATTGACAATGAAACTTATAACAAAATAAAACTCGTTTATGAAGACAAAAAGAACGGAAAACGAGAGATTTATATTGCTCAAGACACCAATAACATCAATAAATGGGGAGTATTACAGTATTTTGAGACCATTCAAGAAAGTGCGAATGGAAAACTAAAAGCTGACACATTGCTCAAACAATTTAATCGTAAATCTCGTAAACTCTCAGTAAATAAAGTGTTTGGGGATGTACGTGTACGTGGTGGCTCCGTTTTACCAGTCGCGTTATATCTTGGTGATATAACCGTAGCAAATTACATGGTGGTTGAAAGTGTTAAGCACACATTTAATGAATCTTCGCACACGATGGACTTGCAATTGATTGGCGGTGAGTTTATTGCGTAA
- a CDS encoding DUF2577 domain-containing protein → MRNVNDLVKLIKKAAVEAVNASDPTAIRYGEVINENPLQIRIDQKLILGEAQLKLTRNVTDFEVDMTMNHETESASGGSGYSEFAPHKHEYKGRKKFLVHNSLKNGEKVLLIRMQGGQQYIVVDRV, encoded by the coding sequence TTGCGTAATGTTAACGACTTAGTAAAGTTGATTAAAAAGGCAGCGGTCGAAGCAGTAAACGCATCAGATCCGACAGCAATTAGATATGGAGAAGTTATCAACGAAAATCCATTACAAATTCGAATCGACCAGAAGTTAATTCTTGGAGAAGCGCAATTAAAACTCACTCGAAATGTCACGGATTTTGAAGTTGACATGACGATGAATCACGAAACAGAGAGTGCAAGCGGTGGAAGCGGATATTCGGAATTCGCTCCGCACAAACATGAATATAAAGGTCGAAAAAAATTTCTAGTGCATAACAGTTTAAAAAATGGCGAAAAAGTGCTGCTCATACGTATGCAAGGTGGTCAGCAATATATCGTGGTAGATAGGGTGTGA
- a CDS encoding DUF2634 domain-containing protein, with the protein MLPQTNNDLLNDFEEVQQPSKTYRIDLEKNRIVGYVDGKEAIKQFIYKTLSTERYEHIIYSWNYGAELAKLFGQPIPYVYSEIKRLITEALTQDDRITSVNAFSFGHKKNKVFVSFVAHTIYGEVDASWEVKIA; encoded by the coding sequence GTGTTACCACAAACTAACAACGATTTATTAAATGATTTCGAAGAAGTACAACAACCGTCAAAAACTTATCGAATCGACTTAGAAAAAAATCGTATTGTTGGCTATGTCGACGGCAAGGAAGCGATTAAGCAATTCATCTATAAAACTCTTTCTACCGAAAGATACGAGCATATCATTTATTCTTGGAACTACGGGGCAGAACTCGCTAAATTATTCGGACAACCAATTCCATATGTTTACAGCGAGATAAAAAGATTAATTACAGAAGCATTGACACAAGACGACAGAATTACAAGTGTCAACGCTTTTTCTTTTGGCCATAAGAAGAATAAAGTGTTTGTCTCGTTTGTTGCCCATACAATTTACGGCGAAGTTGACGCTTCTTGGGAGGTGAAAATTGCGTAA